CCATAATGGATACAAGACATATTAATAAAGTACCTAATTATTATAACAAAAATCTTAAAAAAAACAATTGTAAAATTCTTGAAGTGCATCAAACAGTTCTTCTTTTTCAATGAGATACTGTTTGATTTTTAAATGGGAACCAATCTCATCGTGATACCCATCAAAATCTTTAACCTTTGATTTGATAAACAATTGTCCGTCAACGTCAAATCCCATAATGAGCATACCGCCCACTTCTTCTGTATGCATAACCATCATAATTTGAATTTCTTTTTGAATGGCTTCAGGCAACGCATCAAAATCTTCGTTAAAATAATATAATTTGTCATAGCTATTGGATACAGCTAAAATAACCCCCTGATCATACTGCGCATTGTCCATAAAATATTCTTCCATTGTTATACAACCTTTCTATACATACCCATAAATTCCTCGAACCGATACTTCGCCTGAATTGACTTTGATCGTCTCTCCTTGAGTATTTAATACTAACAGTTCACCATACTTTGTAATCCCTTTTCCTATTCCTGTAAAAGAATGGGATTGCCCTTCAATACGAATATCGCCTTTTACATTAAGGCAAAGCTGTTCATATTCTTCTTGCATAAATGCTAAGTCTTTTGTTTTTAAAAACATATCCATCGCCCCCATAAATTCTGAAGCAAATAACTGAATATACTCCAATCGATCGAATGTAAACTTTTTAGACGTACAAGCCAATGTCAACGATGTTGCTTTTTCTTGAAGTTCTGGTGGAAAACTCTCCTGAGATACATTCATGCCAACGCCAACAACTAAGTAGTTGATTGCATCAATCTCTGCACTCATTTCCGTTAATATTCCAGCCACTTTTTTTCCTTGAATCACAAGATCATTGGGCCATTTTATCCTTGCATCCACATCATACAAACGATTAAGTGTCTTAGCAAGCGCCAGTCCGGCAATAAGTGTAACCATGGATGCTTCAGAAGGCATAATCTCAAGACGTAACAATAAGCTTACATAGCATCCGCTATCTTTTGGTGATTGCCATGCTCTTCCTCGGCGTCCGCGTCCGGCTGTCTGTTCTCGGGCTACAAAGCATCCATTCCCTGATACTTGCTCTGCCTTACGTTTTGCTTCAAGGTTTGTCGAATCCAGGGACTCATCAAGCTGAACATAAGTAAATCCATAGGCTCTAAGGGCGTGTAGCAATTGACTTTTTGAAAGCAAATTCGGTTCTTTGATAAGTCGATACCCTTTATTGCTTACAGAATCAATCTGATAGCCTTCCTCCTTTAGCCGTTTGATATTTTTCCATATCGCTGTACGACTAATTCCGATGAGCTGACTCATCTTTTCCCCTGATATATATGTGCTTGCATTCATCAGCAAGTCAAGTATTTTATCTTTGTTTTTCATATCTTCTTACTTTCTTCCCGTTGGATAAAGGCGGAAGGTTTCTAGAATCGATAGTTCAATCCCTTTCGCTATTTCATCATAATAACTTTGGTCTGTCAGTATTTTCAAATCTTCTGGATTACTCATATAGCCCATTTCTAAAATAACTGCGGGCATATTGGTTCCATTTAGGACATAAAGATTATCCCGTTGCTTAATTTTGTAATCCGGGAAAAGCGTATTTGCTGTGAAGGTGCGTTGAACCACCTCAGCCAGTTCAAAAGCATTTAATCCCGGTGTATCGCCTCCAGGTAAATACAACGTCTCCGTACCTCGGTATGAGGATTGCTTAAATGTGTTCGAATGAATACTTAAAAAGAAATCAGCTTCAACTTCATTGGCTAATACGCATCGTTGCTCAAGTGAAGGGCGAACGTCTGAAAGTCGCGTATAATAAACTTTGATATCCGGGTGTTGATCAAGGAGTTTTTTTAGTTCTAATGTAACACCAAGATTAATGTCCTTCTCATGATATTGACCTCCAGCTGCTAGCGCTCCCGGATCATTACCACCATGTCCTGCGTCGATGACGATGACTTTTTCATAGAGTTCTGTCGGCTTATACGCTTTAATGGCAATACCTTTTTCATCTTCTTGAACTCTAAATTCATAAATAGTCGCTGTTTTAATAGTCACTTCTGTATCTCCGGACGCGTTTAATTTCACACTAATATTATCAATAATACCGTCATTGACTTTGACTAAACCACTACCAAAGTGAGAGCGATAATCCCCAGGTATCGTTATGATATATTCTCGGTCTTGGTATCGATCGGTGTATTTGACTCCATCAACTTCTTCTATATCTTTTTCAATGATAACCGTTGGGACATCATCTGTACGATCATAAGCAATGTGTTCATATTCCGGCTCCATAATCTGCACACGTGTCGTCTGCCCATCTAGTTCTACAATCTCATAGTCCGGC
This sequence is a window from Vallitaleaceae bacterium 9-2. Protein-coding genes within it:
- a CDS encoding biotin--[acetyl-CoA-carboxylase] ligase encodes the protein MKNKDKILDLLMNASTYISGEKMSQLIGISRTAIWKNIKRLKEEGYQIDSVSNKGYRLIKEPNLLSKSQLLHALRAYGFTYVQLDESLDSTNLEAKRKAEQVSGNGCFVAREQTAGRGRRGRAWQSPKDSGCYVSLLLRLEIMPSEASMVTLIAGLALAKTLNRLYDVDARIKWPNDLVIQGKKVAGILTEMSAEIDAINYLVVGVGMNVSQESFPPELQEKATSLTLACTSKKFTFDRLEYIQLFASEFMGAMDMFLKTKDLAFMQEEYEQLCLNVKGDIRIEGQSHSFTGIGKGITKYGELLVLNTQGETIKVNSGEVSVRGIYGYV
- a CDS encoding DUF6145 family protein, translating into MEEYFMDNAQYDQGVILAVSNSYDKLYYFNEDFDALPEAIQKEIQIMMVMHTEEVGGMLIMGFDVDGQLFIKSKVKDFDGYHDEIGSHLKIKQYLIEKEELFDALQEFYNCFF